The DNA region ATTCATCCTTTACCTCATTCTTCAATAGTGGAGCGGTTATAAACATAAAAAATAAGGCCGAGTCCACCGATAAATCGACCAAGAGTGGGTGAAACAGCTATGAAACGTCATGTGCGTTTTCGAATCTGGTTTCGACATTTTCTGGGTTGAAAGAGATCCTGCGGCAGCGCCCACCAATGTCTTGACGACTCGCAAAGACCCGTTTGAAGGCGATATGTCGCCAAATCACTGCACTGCAGCGATGCCCCACCCCCCATGCTGCTGCACGCTTCCTGACGCTTACAGCGCCAGTGGCGGCTATTGACAGCGGGGGAAGCGGACCCTCACCATGGGGCCCTCCAGCGCCGCGAGGGACTTTCATCTAAGTCGGGCCATTTGCGTTCGGGGCATGGATCGATCACCCTCAATTCGTCACCCAACGATGACTCATCTATGGAGCAAGGCAACAGATTCCTGTTTCCTTCCACTCCTGAGATTTCCTATGCCTGATCTAGAGCTCCTCCCTGAACCCTCGGTCGCCCCCTTGCTCGAGGATCAAGTTGTTCCTCAGCCCAGCCTGTCGACCTTTGATGCACCGGTCAGCCGAGCACTCCACAGCGCCCTTAAGGCAGCCGCACCCGCCCTTTTTGCGCCTCTCTCCGAATCCCACCTTCGACTGTTGGCCTATCTCCTCTTCACCTCATTTCGCGACGCAGATACAGGAAATCCCGTCCTCTCCCGGGTCGTTCTGGCATCGCTCACCAACGAAATGAAACGGCTTGAAACAGGCCGCTTCCGAAGTCAAGCGGTGCTTGCCGAGTTTCAAAAAATCAGCGGCTTCACGCTACAGGTCACCCCGTGGCGCTATACGCAGCACCAAGCCACCACTGTTCACCTTCTTCTGCCTGCCTCGGTGTCGGCGGCCTATCACCAGCAACTTGAAACGGGATCCCATGACCTGTTCCTGGTCTCCGGGACCCCAAGTACGGCCCGTGAGCATGCACTGCGTAGCCGCCAGCAGGATGAAGCACATCTGCAGGGCCACCCCATCGACGAACGCCGGCCGAATGCCCCCATCTTGCGGTATCTGCGCTCCGTCCGACCCCACATCTATGCGCAGTACGGACGTCGAGTGCCCCAAGCCCGACAGTTCGTCCTCACCCAGTACGCTTCACACCCAGGAGACTCTGCTGCGCGCCAGGAGCACCTGCGGCTCAAACGAGAGGGGCAATTGCGGCTCCTCAATGCGCTGCAGTGGTCATTTCCACCCCATTACAAACAGGTCGAGAACACTGAACGGATCTACACCGCCGGCGCTTCCGTGGCCAACGTCACCCGCGAGGTCCGGAAAATTCTGTTCCACAACACGGTGTCCTACGACCTTCGGAATGCCCACCTGGCCATCGCCGCCAAGCTCTGGGGCCTCACCTCGCTGACGGCCCTGCTTGAACGGGAAGGCTCGATTTGGCCTCACCTGCTGGCGGAACTAGACCTAGACGCCGCGCACAAGGACGCGTTGAAGCCAATTCTGTATTCCACGGTGTACGGCATGGCCCAACCGGCCCTTAAAGCCCAAATCACCCGGACGTTTGACAAGCAGGTGACCCAAAAGTATTTCTCCACCTCTCTGTCCGGCGCGATCGTTGAGGCGCGCAATGAACGCATGCAGCGCATCTCCGACGATGGTGGGATTCAAGACGCGTTTGGCCAAGTACACCCGCTTGCTGTGCAAAAGGACTTGCCACGCGGAACCCAAAAACGGCAAGTTCGGTCCCTGCTGTCCCGAGAAGTGTCCTCTTACGAGGTAAAGGTCATGTTGTCCGCTGTCGATGTGGCCACCCGAACCGACAAGTTCCGAATCGTTCTGTGGCTCCATGATGGCATCCTGGTGCGTTACACCGACCGAACCCAGCAAGCCCGATGGGACCACCAGCTCCGGGCTGCAGTCGATGCGGCGGCCCAACACCATGGGTTTGCCACTCGCCTAGAAGTTGGGGGGTAAGCCTACTGTTTCCTCACTGCTGTGCCCTCCGGGGAGGGGCACGCTCAATCAGATCGAATCAACCACATCAGTTGTCAGAGTCCGTGTGTGGACCGCAGAGCACGTCAACAGCCGCAGAATCGGCGCTCAAGGAACGGGTCACTGAGAGGGCAAAGCTGGAGAAACCGCCCCATGATCTGACGAGGCGAAGTGGATCCAGGTGAAAACGCCGATTTTATGGCTTGGCCAGCATCGCTCTTACTTCATCCACCGAATACGCCGGGTTCCGTTTGTGGATGACGGCGTGGCAATTGGGGCAGACCGGAATGAGATCATGAACAGGGTCCACGTGATACCCCCTGCCGATCTCCGAGAGAGGTTTGAGATGATGCACGTGAATAATCCCAGCAGCGGCGTCCCCATACACCACCCCAAAGTCGAAGTGACAGATGTGGCATGCCGTTCCGTGGTGTTCAAGACAACGTCGCCTCGCCGTTGAACTTCGTTCATAAGCGTTGACAAGTACTTGACGCACAGCGCCTTCGGGATACACGTTTTGGTTGGAGACTTCCTCTGGAAGAGCGACATCGCCCGCCAGGTGGGCGTGCTCTACGGTTCCCTCTGCGAACAATTGCCTTGGATCAAGCTCGACAAGCCGAACGGTCCATTGTGCGCGCCAAGCGACCCCAGCGGCTTCCACGGCCGCCCGGACCAGATTGACTGTCGTATACCGCACGTGATCGACATTGACCCGAACGGGATAGCGATCCGGTCTGCCTGGCCAGGGCTCGCCCCCAGTCGGAGTGAACTGTGCACTTCTGGCGTCAGCCACGATGGCAACAGTTGAGTTCGCCGCAAGTGTAGGGACCACCACCACCAACGAAAAGTCCTCCTGTTTGACACGACTGTACACGTCGCTGTAACCACGGCTTTCTATGGCCCGAATGTCCAACTCGTTATCGTACCGATGAATCAGGACTTTCCGAATCGGGGAAGTAAGGGCCACAGGATCAGACGGATGAGACGCTTGATCGGCGACCTTCGCTTTTCGGCCCTCCACGGAAATGGGCGGGGCAGACGTGCCCCTGCTTCCCTGCATCTCCGTGACCGTGAAGCCCATGTTCTGCAAATAGGTGTTGGCCTGTCCTGCTCCCCATCCCCCAGAAAACTCTCGCGAGCTTAGTCCAGTTGCGAGTGAAACGATGACTTTGGGCGGATACTGCCTTCCGTTGTGGAGGACCACATACCGCTGGTTGGAGAGGGAGTGGTGACGTTGAGTCTCCTGAAACCAAGCGTCGAAGGACCCATAGCGAGCGTCAAACTGCTGGAAGGCAGACGTGACTGCTTCGACCGTGGTTGTTGGAATCCGGGCCATAGGATCAGGCTCGCACGATTGCTCAGGATGTGTGATCAGACGTGCCACTGCCACATGCGTTAAGCGGAGGGCACCAGCCTGCTTAACCTCGCATACAGTGCCTTGACAGCCTCGGTCCGATCAAGCCCGCTATGACACCGTCGATGGCAGTTTGGACAGAGGGCCACCGCGTTCTGCACGGTATCTGGTCCTCCATCCGCCAGTCGTCTCACGTGATGTACCTCTAGGTACGGCTCCCCCTTCTGATTCTTAAACGGTGCAGGTAATCCACAGAGCTCGCACGTGCCGGCGGCCTCCTGCAGAACCCACGCAATGACTGAAGGATCTCGCTTGAATACAAGTCGGCCAACCTGCACCTGCTGGGGTGTGGCTTGTCCGGGAGGGAGAGAGAGATGGCCGCTCTCTTGTAAGGCGTCGACTCTTTGCTGAAGCTCCTGTTCGTTCTCGCTGGGCAAGGGCAGGAGCCCATGAGAGGCGAAGAGCTTCGTGATGGTGGATGCCACCCTAGATCCCACGTTTCCTAGCGGCTTGTAGCCATCGATGTACTCGTACCCCATCCCGCGCAGCACGGCGGAAATATTCGCCATTCTATGCTCAACGGCTCCCTTTGATCTGTCCTTCAATGGCCCATTGCGCAGTTTCTGGTTGTAGGCGGCTTTCCCATACGGAGTTTGGGTGTTCTCCAACTGAAGCATCGTGAGATAGGACTCCACGGCGGCCGCGAGCTCCACTTCCGACCAGCGCTTACCGGCCATTGTTGGCCGCTTCCCTAGGCTCCTGGCCGGGTAAAGACAGAGTCATGATTCACCGGCACTATAACTTCCTGTTCTTATTTGCCACTCTTGGTTTGACAACAAGAGGAAACGCCCAAACTCCATTGCGAGATTGATTTTCCAGCTCAGTCACTCAGCAAACCTTCCTTCAATATCTTGAACGCTTTCAATTCGATGCTCTCGTGCGTCATAAGAGTCTCAAACAGGAAGCGGGAAGGACTCGTCACTTCCATCACCTCAAAGGTTGTCAACCGGCGAAAACCGCAGGTGCGCTGCCTTCAGGTCGTCATCCAGAAACATGACGTACTGCCGCGTCATCTCTAAACTCCGGTGGCCCATGATCTGCTGGAGAGTGAACACATCTCCCCCATTCCGAACAAACTCGACGGCGAAGCCCCGGCGGAAAGCGTGGGGCGCCGTCTGGCTCCGGTCGAGATTCAATTGCGCACCCAACTTGGCCAGGCGGATACTCGCTCCGCTCACCGTTAACGGCAAACCCCAACGACCCAGGAAGACCTGCCGCACGCCCTCATGCTGAGGAGACCAGTCTCGGCGGAGGTAACTGTTCACCGCCTGCATGGCTTTCACGCCGATCGGGACGAAACGCTGCTTGTTGCCTTTTCCCATGACCTGCAGAAGGCCCCGGTCGAACAAGAGGTGTGCTGTGGTCAGGTTCAGCAGTTCGTGGATCCGCAAGCCCGTGTCAAAGAGGACCAGGACGAGCGCCGTATCGCGGAGGGGCTGCTCGGTGCCCTTGGCGGCCTTCACGAGCATTTTGACGAGCTCCGGATTGACGGTGGGCTGGCGTTCGCAGGGCAGGCTGGGCAGTTCCAACCGTCGGGCTGGATTGGCCACGAGCAATTCTTCCTTGAGTCCCCAGTTGAACACGGCGCGAACAGCCCGGGCGTGGGCATGCACGCCGCCGGCGGCAAGACCCCGCTCCTCTAACCAGATCAAGAAATGCCTGAGGTGCAGGATGGTCACCTGCTCGGCCTCAGAAGGGAGGTCGTGCTCGGCCAAGAAGCGAAGGAGGGTTCGGCGGGTGACGTCGTAGTACCGCACGGTGGCCTTGCTTCGCCGCTTGACTCGGAGGTGATAGAGAAACTGTTGCCAAAGCTCTTCGATGGTCATGGTGCTGCCTCGCTTTGACAGGGGCCACGGACAAGCTTGGAGCAAACGATTCCCTCTTCGTCAGATTCGAGCTTGGACCTTCCAAAAAAGAGAATCCCGCCTAGGACAGGATTCTCTGTTTGGTGGCGATGCCCGGACTTGAACCGGGGACCTAACGATTATGAGTCGTTCGCTCTAACCAGCTGAGCTACATCGCCATATAAGTGGCCCCGGTTTGACCCGGGGCTTTTTCTGGTGGAGCTGAGGGGATTCGAACCCCTGACCTTCTGAATGCCATTCAGACGCGCTCCCAACTGCGCCACAGCCCCTTTTTTTCGTGCGCCTCGTTCAAGGCTCAGCTAGGTTACCAGTGGATTTTCAGGTTGTCAACGGTTGGCGTGAACGGCGTGCCGGGTCAGGGGGTCAGGGGCCGCGCGACGAGGTTCACGTACCCCTCGATCAGGTGGATGATGACGGGGTTGTGGGTGTGCACGCCGTGCGGTTCACCGTGCTGGCCGTCCTCGATGAAGTGGGCGATCAGGGCGGCCTCGCCGTCGCGGGCGAGCAGGAAGGCGCGCTGGCCTTCGGCGGCGATGGAGGGCAGGTTCACGAGTTCGGCGCGGTGGAGTTTCACGCCGCGCGGGGTGAGGCGCTCGAGCCGGTCGGCGAGCTGGGGTTCGCCGGCCATGTAGAGGTGCTGGCGGGCGTTGAGGGTGAGGTCCTCGCACAGGCTGCGGATGGCCGCCTCGCCGTAGAGGTGGTACACGGCTTCGGGGGCGGGGTCGGGGGCGAGGCGGGAGAGGTCGCGGTCGAGCGCGCCGAGGCGGTCATCGAAGGAGCGGCGGGCGCGGGCGAGGTACTCGCGGGCGCTGAGCGGGGCGTACTCCAGGGGGTTCTGGCCGACCTTGGCGGCCAGGCCGCGGCCTTCGAGGCGCTCCAGGGTTTCGTAGATCTTGGGGCGGGGAATGCCGGCCTGCCGGGCGACGCGGGCGGGGACGGCGCGGCCCAGGGCGAGCAGCGCGGTGTAGGCGCGCGCTTCGTACTCGGTCAGGCCGAGCGCTTGCAGGTGAATCACGGCACTCATATTCCTGCCAGGATACGGGATGGCGCCGAGCGTGAAGGGGTGTTGAGCGGGTTCTGCGGGGCGTGGGGGGCTGGGGCGCTTGAATGCGCGCATGGATGACAGCGGCGGGCCGGACCTGACGGGCGGCGGGGAGTACCTGGTGCCGGACGTGCTGCGGCCGGGGCTGGCGCTGGTGCTGGTGGGCACGGCACCCAGCCGGATCAGTGCGGCGCGGCGGGCGTACTACGCGAACCCGATGAACAAGTTCTGGCGGACGCTGTTCGACGTGGGCCTGACACCCCGGCTGCTGGAGCCGCGCGAGTACCCGCTGCTGCCGGAGTTCGGGATCGGGCTGACGGACGTGGCGAAGCGGCACAGCGGGGTGGACGCGAGCCTGCCGGGGGAGGCGTGGGCGCCGGAGGAGCTGCGGGCGAAGGTGCGCACGTACCGGCCGCGGGTGGTGGCGTTCACGAGCAAGCGGGGCGCGTCCGAGACGCTGGGCCTCCCGACGGGGAAGCTGCCGTACGGCGAGCAGACGTTCAGGCTGGAGGGCGTGGAGGTGTGGGTGCTGCCCAGCACGAGTCCGCTGGGGCACA from Deinococcus ficus includes:
- a CDS encoding HNH endonuclease; this encodes MARIPTTTVEAVTSAFQQFDARYGSFDAWFQETQRHHSLSNQRYVVLHNGRQYPPKVIVSLATGLSSREFSGGWGAGQANTYLQNMGFTVTEMQGSRGTSAPPISVEGRKAKVADQASHPSDPVALTSPIRKVLIHRYDNELDIRAIESRGYSDVYSRVKQEDFSLVVVVPTLAANSTVAIVADARSAQFTPTGGEPWPGRPDRYPVRVNVDHVRYTTVNLVRAAVEAAGVAWRAQWTVRLVELDPRQLFAEGTVEHAHLAGDVALPEEVSNQNVYPEGAVRQVLVNAYERSSTARRRCLEHHGTACHICHFDFGVVYGDAAAGIIHVHHLKPLSEIGRGYHVDPVHDLIPVCPNCHAVIHKRNPAYSVDEVRAMLAKP
- a CDS encoding HNH endonuclease: MAGKRWSEVELAAAVESYLTMLQLENTQTPYGKAAYNQKLRNGPLKDRSKGAVEHRMANISAVLRGMGYEYIDGYKPLGNVGSRVASTITKLFASHGLLPLPSENEQELQQRVDALQESGHLSLPPGQATPQQVQVGRLVFKRDPSVIAWVLQEAAGTCELCGLPAPFKNQKGEPYLEVHHVRRLADGGPDTVQNAVALCPNCHRRCHSGLDRTEAVKALYARLSRLVPSA
- a CDS encoding tyrosine-type recombinase/integrase, whose amino-acid sequence is MTIEELWQQFLYHLRVKRRSKATVRYYDVTRRTLLRFLAEHDLPSEAEQVTILHLRHFLIWLEERGLAAGGVHAHARAVRAVFNWGLKEELLVANPARRLELPSLPCERQPTVNPELVKMLVKAAKGTEQPLRDTALVLVLFDTGLRIHELLNLTTAHLLFDRGLLQVMGKGNKQRFVPIGVKAMQAVNSYLRRDWSPQHEGVRQVFLGRWGLPLTVSGASIRLAKLGAQLNLDRSQTAPHAFRRGFAVEFVRNGGDVFTLQQIMGHRSLEMTRQYVMFLDDDLKAAHLRFSPVDNL
- a CDS encoding TrmB family transcriptional regulator; the protein is MSAVIHLQALGLTEYEARAYTALLALGRAVPARVARQAGIPRPKIYETLERLEGRGLAAKVGQNPLEYAPLSAREYLARARRSFDDRLGALDRDLSRLAPDPAPEAVYHLYGEAAIRSLCEDLTLNARQHLYMAGEPQLADRLERLTPRGVKLHRAELVNLPSIAAEGQRAFLLARDGEAALIAHFIEDGQHGEPHGVHTHNPVIIHLIEGYVNLVARPLTP
- a CDS encoding mismatch-specific DNA-glycosylase, translated to MDDSGGPDLTGGGEYLVPDVLRPGLALVLVGTAPSRISAARRAYYANPMNKFWRTLFDVGLTPRLLEPREYPLLPEFGIGLTDVAKRHSGVDASLPGEAWAPEELRAKVRTYRPRVVAFTSKRGASETLGLPTGKLPYGEQTFRLEGVEVWVLPSTSPLGHNHFQLGPWQALADRVRALQAAGQGDGNPDGAGLVP